A segment of the Mercurialis annua linkage group LG4, ddMerAnnu1.2, whole genome shotgun sequence genome:
ttTTTAAATGGAAGAAAGAGtattaaatacttaaaataaatgacaaaataaaacagaatgataaaaaaacaaaaaaagagacATTTACTATGCGTGTAGTAGAGTAGTATATAAAGTAGAAAGAAGAGGAAGTAACGCGTAATTAGCGGTCTCCACCAAACTTCCTCAAAAAATATTAGAGAAGAAAAAACTGCTTGCTTGCTTGCTTGCACGATCTCTCAAGCCTAAATACTCTTACACTCACACAGATTACATGAAAATCAAACCCAATtaactatattattaatataattccATTCATTTGTGTTACATTTTGTTTGTTTTCCTTAGCTTTCTGGTAAAGCacacttctttttcttcttgagTTTGATTGGCACAAACTAAGCTAAAGGTAAACGCAACTGCTCTCTATTAAAAGCTGTGTCTTTTATGACTGATGTTATGAGGGGTTTGGTTTTCCATTAATGGGTTCTCTTTAAAATGAGTTTTTGATCATGGGTTCTGTATGAACTGCTCTGTTTTTTGGTGCGTTTTTCTTTAGCTTTTATTGTGTTATTTTCTTTCATTGATTCTTATGATTAATGACTTTTGATAAGTTTGTTGGATATCTGGGTTgtgttttgttttgaattttggtAATTGGGCTGTTttaaaataagattttttttttggttttaaagACTTAATCTTGAGTTGGTTTGTGCTGTTGGAGTTTATGCATATGTTGTGGGCAGTGACTGATTTGTTTCATGTTGTTTTCATGGAATTTATCCGTGCTTGTTGAAAAATATACACTAATTTTTGGTGGATTGCCTGCTACTAGCTGCAGTGTGCACAGAATTAGCATGCTAAAACTATGTTTGTTTGTTGCTTTGGATTACCATGGAATTATCTTTAGGGCTGTGAATTTATCAATTCCCATCTGATTCTACTTATGTTATCTGTTGTTGAGTTCTATCTACTTTGTTGCAGAGAGCTACGAATTTATCGTATGTCATTCCAAAAgttgtaaattttttagtttttcatGATCTGTGGGAAAATTCAttgctttttttttatgtattatcAGAATGGTATTAGATTTGAAGTGTCTTGATAACGAGAAATCAGTTCATCTTAATTGTTTCTGAGCTTACaagaattatttgatttttctgTTTTGGTGGAAATGAGAACTTAGTTTATAATCAAAAGGCATGACAAATGTTCAATGGCATTGTATGTATTGGAATTCATATCGGTCTCAAAGTATATGATTGTTATTTCCAAGCTGAGAATCAGAATTTGTTTCTTTGTGAAGTTTTCTAGAAGTTATTTCTCGTGTTATTTTTAACTTTAGTATCCTAATTTCTGATTTGTTGTTACGTGTATGTTCTTTTCAGGGTGGTGTATTATATTCTTTGATTCTGTTCAATTTGCACCAATTTAATGGCTGAGCAGAGCATCAGTCTTAAATCAACTGAATCAGATGCAGGTAATTCAAGAAGACATTCATTGGGAAAGGCTACTTCTTCGAGGAGTGATGAAAAAGTTCCTAACTATCTTCGAGCTTCTACTGGTTCATGTCATGATTTCTGTAAATTTGGGAGGGAACATGCGTTTGAAGAGAAGGCAAGGCGTCCATTTACAAGAAGGAATGCTAAGAAACTACATGGTGGACATTCCTCGGAGCTTCAGCCAGAGATCATAATAAAGACAGCAAATGTTCCACGCGGAACAAGTTCCACTTCCAAAACCCCACCAGACACTCATGAGATCATAAAGCGGGAAGTGCATAAAAAACCTCTTGACAGGAAGTCATCTTCAGTGAATGTAGTTGTGGATGAGAAGAAGACACCATTAAGAGCATCGTTGACAAAATCAGTTGACAGGCAAATTCTCACCAAGAAGAAGACTATGGTAAAAGACGTGTTAACAAAATCAGTTGACAGACAAATTTCAGTGTCAAGTGACAATTGGGCTGAGAAGAGGAAGATACCATTGCGAGAGAGGAACAAGTCATCAGTTGCCAATCTCAACACTTCACCTGAttcaaaatctataaaaatcataaaaccgGGTGTTCTTTTGTCCTCTGAAAAACTTGAGGTCTCTTTGAAACAAATTTCATCAGAAGTGAAAAAAGGGAACATATCTGCAAAACATGCTCACTCTCTGAAGGTAAAATCTCCCTCTTCTGATTCATCAAGAGTAGCAAGTATCCGAGGAAATAGTAACAACAAGATAGCACAAAAGACATTGACCTCGAGAATAGCTATAAAGAGAGTGCAGACAACTCCAAGGGCTGTTCTGTCCCCTAAAACTACTAGCAGTGGTAATGCAAGAGGAGTAGCGTCCCCAAGAGTCTCCTCGTTCATCAAGCCCACTGTCAGAGTGTCGATGCCCCCAAGGGCTTCCTTGTCCTTCAGGCCTTCTCTCAGTAGGGTTGCGAGCCTAAATGCAAGGAGGCACAGGACCTCAGAAGTAGTATCTCCGCTGAAGAAGCAGAGCAAAATTAATAAGGCCAGCAACAAGCATCCCAAGATTAAGAATGCCGATCATGAACAAACTATCAAGGAACACAACGGACCCGGAAGTGATGTGGTCCAGGAGAAAACCCTCTACGTCATCAAAGCGGACAGTAAGAACAATTATTTGGTGTCCGATAGGGAGGAAAACCCTTCTGCTGAATCATCTCCACCTCCATTGTCATCAGCCAAGTATCAATCTCAACCAGAAGTTCCATTGTCTTATTCTAACAATGAAGAAGGTGAAGAGGAGTCTGATTATTCAGGAAGTGAGGATGAAGATTACTCCCTCTCGGAATATGAAGAAACTGAATATATGGAAGAGGCAAACAATGCAGAAGGGGAGCGCAAAAGATGGCTTAGGAAGTCTGGGATGCTGCCTCCTGAGGATACGAATGACCAACCTGTGAAATTACGATTCAGGAGAGGAAAGGTAATTGATGTCAAGACTGAACATAACAGACCAATGAGGCTGAAATTCAGGCAAGGAAGAGTGTTGGGGGAGAATCAAAATCTGAAATCTGAATCCCGAAGAAGTTTCAAGAGGAGAGGAGCTGAAGAGCTTACAAAAGACAACCCTGATTCTGAAAAGGTTGTTTTGAGACATCAAGATGTGCATGGTAAGAAAGATGCTCAGGGTTTGTTTAATAATGTCATTGAAGAAACAGCTAGCAAACTTGCCGAGACCAGGAAAAGTAAGGTTAAGGCCTTGGTTGGTGCTTTTGAAACAGTCATTTCTCTCCAAGACAGTAAACCACCTGTAAGCTCTGCTTCTTGAGTTGGAAACatgaaataaacaaaatgtttggaattaaaaaaaaatcgaaaattaGTTTTTGAAGTGTTGTTTGGTTAACTGTTCATTTGTTTTTGCAAAGGAACTATAGGAAATAAAACTAAGCTTGTAGAAGAGAAGTGCAAAGATACAAGCCTACAGTGTTGCAAGAGGATAAAAATGTTGCTGTTTGACATTAGATAGCCTGGATGTAAATTTCGGCAGGTTCTTGTTTGTGATTGTGAGTATTGAACTCGACATGTTTCATGTGCATTTCCTTTGAGGGTATATGCATTGTCATCCTTTATAACTTTTGTACCTAATTTGAATTGGTTTATATCTTGTTTTTATGAATAAACCATCATGTAATTTGaacaaaaaagagaagaaactTCATAACCAACCAGTTGTATCCTTCTGTTGTTTGTGGTGCGTGACGAATATTACTATTTACTTTTTTTCTCTCATTCATTGTCATGATTGATGCTGTTCCTTCTTGATTACCTATTTCTTCATGATGAGACTGGTTTGTCATTGCAAAATTTGTATGAAGCTTAGACCATGAGAGTTCTATTATGCAAGAGCATGAGGTAATATTATATGGGACTTGGGTTGAGCATATTGTCTCAGCTATTTGTTGGTACAATCACTATTCCCTCGAAATGAGGTGGCATAGCACACATATTCAATGGGTCGGGTATTTGCTCGGCCCGTCCATGCCTGACCCAATTAGGATGAGCTTGgacacttaatttttctatcaAGTCCGGTTTGAGTCCGAGTCTATATCTTTATATACGGGTTTGccattatttataattaaacttcTACATGTGTCTGAAGAAGTCGGGTAACGAGCCGAGTTTAGATAATAAATGTTACGTACTTGATCGAATTTGGGCTTGCATATATAAAAAGTAAGGTCCGACCCTGTCCAAACTCATCGATAGTCTGTTATAAACATGAGTTTTAGTATGATTTACATGTGCATTTGTCTGGTCAGGAATGGAACATAATCCTCTCTAGTGATGAACAGGTTGGTATGGAAATTTGTTTGTTTCCTTGAAAAGCTTATTATGATGAATTTTTATGGGTGTAATTTATTTGGAGGAGAAAATGACATGCCTAGTGGACATGGAAATTCACACCAAGAATTTAAGTTTATGTTTTTCAAGGGTTAGAATGTAAAAGGTAGTTAATAATTACTGATAAACATCACAATTGCATCAGACAGGCAGCATTTAGTTTGTCTCATAATAAGATATGTGCCTTTAGTTCTGCTTAGACATGATCATGAGCCTGCATATCCGTCCGGCTTGCTCAGGTCCGCTTTAAACCGGAATTCGACCACTAATGTTTATCTCAAGCCTGGTATGAGCCCATTATAAATCCAAGTTTTATGGGCAGATTTCATTTTTCTTATCTAATTTTTCATACAGGCCTGAAAAAACGTGGTTTGAACCCATATAACGGGCGAAATTGAGTAGTTAATATGATATCTATACTGGACTCGGGTCGGAATTGGATAATATTATAAGGCTAAAACAGACTTGTACCAGACTTGAGCTTGTATTAACATAGTCAACTTTGGTTGGGCCCGATCCGAGCCCGCCCAAGCCCAGTCATGAACAACTTACTAATAAATCTCAGTTTATTAGGACGGAGTTGTGCCATTTTTCCAGCAAATAATAATTTAGATGAGAGTTCTCAAAataagatattaaaaaaattataataagaagTATGATGTAAAAAGTTAAtagtaaaaaaagttaaaaaaatgaaatagtaTCTGACTGAGGCATGTTTaggtaaaaaaatttagaatagTGCTATATAACCCACCTTTTTTAACCCACCTGACGTGGCAACAATTTAGTGGTTGCATTAAAAgttgttttttgagatatacacttttggagGGGAATTGAACGAATTAAATGCTGCCACGTAAGGAGGGACAATGAAAGAGGTACAAAATGATGGGTTAAATAGCattccaaaaatttattaatccaGAAAGCATCTTTTAAGACAAGTTGATCTAAAAAAACAACCAATCGCAACTTGCCAAATAGACCaacaaaaatatctaaaaatggaTTTACGGCGGACTGTATACACTGCTTTGCTCCATTTCTCCATCGAATGTCCCGACACACCAATTTGAAAATACCAACAGTAAATAGCCGGCGTTTCTTCAACCACACGCCTGTCactttatataaaatcaccaccacTCACCACTCCACACATCAGACATTACTGGTCCCCACTATCTCCTACTCCAGTGACACGTAATTTTTGCAGGTTTCACATGACAGCGTGGCGCAAAATGATTTGTCCTTgctttaaaaaaaagaacagagaTTATCACTACTGTCTATGCAAGTAGAAATATTTAAAcaatatttttcttcttctataaACCAAAGAAAAGCCATTCCTTTTTGCTTTCTCATTTTTAACTTGTTGTTTCTGCATTTTTGTGCTCTCTATATATTTAAAGTTAGCAAATTCT
Coding sequences within it:
- the LOC126677990 gene encoding uncharacterized protein LOC126677990 produces the protein MAEQSISLKSTESDAGNSRRHSLGKATSSRSDEKVPNYLRASTGSCHDFCKFGREHAFEEKARRPFTRRNAKKLHGGHSSELQPEIIIKTANVPRGTSSTSKTPPDTHEIIKREVHKKPLDRKSSSVNVVVDEKKTPLRASLTKSVDRQILTKKKTMVKDVLTKSVDRQISVSSDNWAEKRKIPLRERNKSSVANLNTSPDSKSIKIIKPGVLLSSEKLEVSLKQISSEVKKGNISAKHAHSLKVKSPSSDSSRVASIRGNSNNKIAQKTLTSRIAIKRVQTTPRAVLSPKTTSSGNARGVASPRVSSFIKPTVRVSMPPRASLSFRPSLSRVASLNARRHRTSEVVSPLKKQSKINKASNKHPKIKNADHEQTIKEHNGPGSDVVQEKTLYVIKADSKNNYLVSDREENPSAESSPPPLSSAKYQSQPEVPLSYSNNEEGEEESDYSGSEDEDYSLSEYEETEYMEEANNAEGERKRWLRKSGMLPPEDTNDQPVKLRFRRGKVIDVKTEHNRPMRLKFRQGRVLGENQNLKSESRRSFKRRGAEELTKDNPDSEKVVLRHQDVHGKKDAQGLFNNVIEETASKLAETRKSKVKALVGAFETVISLQDSKPPVSSAS